Proteins encoded together in one Nitrosopumilus sp. window:
- a CDS encoding APC family permease, whose product MSELKHHMGLFQLTMYGVGLILGAGIYVLIGEAAGFAGDAVWIAFVLGSIVALFAGFSYAELTSIFPKAAAEYVFIKNSFKNNFFAFVIGWLTAITSIITAATVALGFGGYFIEFVDIPIIISAIGLLVILSIVNFIGIRESAWTNTIFTIIEAAGLILIIIIGFTFANPEPVNYMESPTGISGIAIAFVLIFFAFIGFEDMANIAEEVKKPRKTLPRAIILSVIISGIIYILVSLAVVRVVNWEELATSSAPMAMVAERGLGSEAHIILSAIALFAITNTVLITLIAGSRIFYGMAKENVFPKILEKVHFKTKTPWLSIIVIMITSIIFTTFGDIVVVANITVFAIVITFAAVNLAVIVLRYTQPDIERKFKVPINIGKFPVLPLIGLIISGYMALQFDLEVVAVGIGIIVVGIIFYLSYGRRKVEIK is encoded by the coding sequence ATGTCTGAATTAAAGCATCACATGGGTCTTTTTCAACTCACAATGTACGGAGTTGGATTAATTCTTGGTGCTGGAATTTATGTACTAATTGGTGAGGCAGCTGGATTTGCTGGAGATGCAGTATGGATTGCATTTGTTTTAGGATCTATTGTAGCTTTGTTTGCAGGATTTAGTTATGCTGAATTAACATCAATTTTTCCAAAGGCAGCTGCAGAATATGTTTTTATTAAAAATTCTTTTAAAAATAATTTTTTTGCTTTTGTAATTGGATGGTTGACAGCAATTACATCAATAATAACTGCAGCAACAGTTGCATTAGGATTTGGAGGTTATTTTATTGAATTTGTAGACATTCCAATAATTATTTCTGCAATAGGATTACTAGTAATTTTATCAATTGTAAATTTTATAGGAATTAGAGAATCAGCTTGGACTAATACTATTTTTACAATTATTGAAGCGGCTGGATTGATACTAATAATAATAATCGGTTTTACATTTGCAAATCCAGAACCTGTAAATTATATGGAAAGTCCTACCGGAATTTCAGGAATTGCTATTGCCTTTGTACTGATATTTTTTGCTTTTATTGGGTTTGAAGATATGGCAAATATAGCCGAAGAGGTAAAAAAACCAAGAAAAACTCTTCCGCGAGCAATAATTCTTTCAGTCATAATTTCTGGGATAATATACATTCTAGTTTCTTTAGCAGTAGTTAGAGTGGTAAATTGGGAGGAACTTGCTACCTCATCAGCTCCAATGGCCATGGTTGCGGAACGAGGACTAGGTTCAGAGGCACATATTATTTTATCAGCAATAGCATTGTTTGCAATTACTAATACTGTACTAATTACTCTCATTGCAGGTTCTAGAATATTTTATGGCATGGCAAAAGAGAATGTATTCCCAAAGATTCTAGAGAAAGTTCATTTCAAAACAAAAACTCCATGGTTATCAATTATAGTTATAATGATTACATCTATAATTTTTACAACATTTGGGGATATTGTAGTTGTTGCAAACATTACAGTTTTTGCAATTGTAATTACATTTGCAGCTGTCAATTTAGCTGTAATTGTTTTACGATATACACAACCTGATATCGAGAGAAAATTCAAGGTGCCAATCAATATTGGGAAATTTCCAGTTCTTCCATTAATTGGATTAATTATTTCTGGATATATGGCATTACAATTTGATCTTGAAGTGGTAGCAGTAGGAATAGGAATAATTGTTGTTGGTATAATTTTCTATTTGTCATATGGAAGAAGAAAAGTGGAAATTAAATAA
- a CDS encoding VIT1/CCC1 transporter family protein, which yields MKWYFDDFIYGSIDGAVTTFAVVAGVMGASLPAGIILILGFANLFADGFSMAVSNYQASKARNEFVAMKKRQEEWEIENLEDDEREEIREIYRKKGFKDELLEDVVRIITSRKKVWIDTMMKEELGLIEDSKNPIHSSISTFVGFNLIGIIPLIPFMIFFTIGIELNSQAFLYSVISVISAFFIVGMIKGKIVKKCLINSGINTLVIGGGAAIVAYTVGYGLHLLIG from the coding sequence ATGAAATGGTATTTTGATGATTTTATTTATGGTTCAATTGATGGAGCTGTCACTACATTTGCAGTAGTAGCAGGTGTAATGGGTGCCTCTTTACCTGCAGGCATTATACTGATTTTGGGTTTTGCAAATCTATTTGCTGATGGATTTTCAATGGCAGTATCTAATTATCAAGCATCAAAGGCCAGAAATGAATTTGTTGCAATGAAAAAACGTCAAGAAGAATGGGAGATTGAGAATTTAGAAGATGATGAGAGAGAAGAAATCAGAGAGATTTACAGGAAAAAAGGATTCAAAGATGAATTGTTAGAAGATGTAGTTAGAATAATCACATCAAGGAAAAAAGTATGGATTGATACTATGATGAAAGAAGAATTAGGTTTAATTGAAGATTCCAAAAATCCAATTCACAGTTCTATAAGTACATTTGTTGGTTTTAATTTAATTGGAATAATTCCATTAATTCCATTTATGATTTTTTTTACAATTGGAATTGAATTGAATTCACAGGCTTTTCTTTACTCAGTAATATCAGTAATTTCTGCATTTTTTATTGTTGGAATGATAAAGGGAAAAATTGTTAAAAAATGTTTGATTAATTCTGGAATTAATACGCTAGTAATAGGTGGTGGAGCTGCAATAGTTGCTTATACTGTTGGGTATGGTCTACATTTGTTGATAGGATAG
- a CDS encoding universal stress protein: MAKLQKILVPLDGSPNAMRGLDRAIEIAKGSGAEITGFYVFHLPLAAGIKYTKKMKDDAQNKAVKAIGPAMNRVQKAGATFKYKTGGGHTGSEIVNFAQKGKFDMIVIGARGVGGAKEAFLGSTSNYVMHKTKIPVLIVK; the protein is encoded by the coding sequence ATGGCAAAACTCCAAAAAATTCTCGTACCACTTGATGGCTCTCCAAATGCCATGCGTGGTCTAGATAGAGCAATTGAAATTGCTAAGGGAAGTGGTGCTGAGATTACCGGATTTTATGTATTTCATTTACCTCTTGCCGCAGGAATAAAGTATACTAAAAAAATGAAAGATGACGCTCAAAACAAAGCAGTCAAAGCAATTGGTCCTGCAATGAATAGAGTTCAAAAAGCCGGTGCTACATTCAAATACAAAACTGGCGGTGGCCACACTGGATCAGAGATTGTTAATTTTGCACAAAAAGGAAAATTTGACATGATTGTTATTGGTGCAAGAGGTGTGGGTGGAGCAAAAGAAGCATTTCTAGGTAGTACATCTAACTATGTAATGCACAAAACAAAGATCCCTGTTTTAATTGTCAAATAA
- a CDS encoding DnaJ domain-containing protein, with amino-acid sequence MVESNYDILGIVEGSSEKEIRDAFRRLALQYHSDRGGENEQFIKIKQAYEDLKIGKKYPETDFEKIKNSRVYSGDSESDVRRKNQILGQELSKEMKTAEEWAAALNRANSTATRLFGSKTLGEIELERKANGALSIKGNFMAGTLTYDGPIIMQGNITSPSWTKEFQTNIHLTNGDFKFLNPLENKYKIENGARLIVDNGNIVVGNIFGRKFRVEDPDGRVGIFQIQEHRTHVSAPNGKIIAENVVNTVRLEADTIVVLNVEDDVILSAREILFYGGKLTYDSVIELKQCGSIRFFETFSIQGLSGDAIIKLENGKKIRLFDLKTKKIKDLADEFVPDKTQYAKDATMVGHGFTITYEMLENLSKKSNKKQNNGWASKFSFKKNNQTN; translated from the coding sequence ATGGTTGAAAGTAATTATGATATTTTAGGCATAGTTGAAGGCTCTTCTGAGAAAGAAATTAGAGACGCATTTCGAAGATTAGCACTTCAGTATCATTCAGATCGTGGGGGAGAAAATGAACAATTTATCAAAATAAAGCAAGCATACGAAGATCTAAAAATTGGAAAAAAATATCCAGAAACTGATTTTGAAAAGATAAAAAATTCTAGAGTATATTCTGGGGATTCTGAAAGTGATGTGAGAAGAAAAAATCAGATTCTTGGTCAAGAATTATCAAAAGAAATGAAAACTGCAGAAGAATGGGCAGCAGCATTGAATCGAGCAAATTCTACTGCAACGAGATTATTTGGTTCGAAAACTTTAGGTGAAATTGAATTAGAAAGAAAAGCTAATGGTGCATTATCAATAAAAGGAAATTTCATGGCAGGAACACTTACTTATGATGGTCCAATAATTATGCAGGGAAATATTACAAGTCCATCATGGACAAAAGAATTTCAGACAAACATTCATCTGACAAATGGTGATTTTAAATTTCTTAATCCATTAGAGAACAAATACAAAATTGAAAATGGTGCTAGATTAATTGTTGATAATGGAAATATTGTTGTAGGAAATATTTTTGGCAGGAAATTTAGAGTTGAAGATCCTGATGGTAGAGTTGGAATCTTTCAGATCCAAGAACACCGAACACATGTTTCTGCACCCAATGGAAAAATTATTGCAGAAAATGTGGTTAACACGGTTCGCCTTGAAGCAGACACAATTGTTGTACTTAATGTAGAAGATGATGTAATCCTCTCAGCACGAGAAATTTTATTTTATGGAGGAAAATTAACTTATGATTCAGTAATAGAACTAAAGCAATGTGGCAGTATACGATTCTTTGAAACATTTTCAATTCAAGGATTAAGTGGAGATGCAATCATAAAACTTGAAAATGGTAAAAAAATTCGATTATTTGATTTAAAAACCAAAAAAATCAAGGATTTAGCAGATGAATTTGTGCCTGATAAAACACAATATGCCAAAGATGCAACTATGGTTGGACATGGTTTTACAATTACATATGAAATGCTGGAAAATCTTTCTAAGAAATCCAACAAAAAACAAAATAATGGTTGGGCATCAAAATTTAGTTTTAAAAAAAATAATCAAACCAATTGA
- a CDS encoding HAMP domain-containing protein, translating to MSITFNLDKKLIFLVMLVSVVALSITGILSFNYADQILKERTGDQLIGESTVRGETLRLLFESRIEQNNILANDPMIQLLLAKMNEVSEEKIKENRELNRRDFLIQVQAFQESVGFSIGLEDVKIIGSSGKVYFSLERITNEDYSDDPLFQKGLTSSFIEFTPTENGKKMLVVSPVFAKDSKRGEQAIGVIISKMRTATLDNILINRSGLGETGEVYIVNSNYLMLSESRFLENAVFQQRVDSLAVQKCLNEGIDFVGFYTDYRKTPIYGSSYCANDLGIVLLVEIDQAEVEKPIDILQSRIFQTGILITLGMGVAAFLISKSLSRPIIKLKNAANKIASGDFDVRTNIKTRDEIGELSFAFDSMAEKLQESLFEIKEKEEVIRQQEDILLQFSDQSEKYCVGMIDIMDSTKICSNLSETETSEFYNIFINSIAAIINKFGGIVVKNIGDALLFYFSFENGNEKDTLKKCLDCCLALSNAHDEIVKKLKKINLPTLDYRISATYGIVRIARASTSSVNDIFGSTVNRCAKLNRNSPPNGVIIGESFYDQVKDFEEYKFEKIESKIVSTEEVYIGYSVSKNQLV from the coding sequence TTGTCAATCACATTTAATCTTGATAAAAAACTAATTTTTTTGGTAATGCTAGTATCAGTTGTCGCATTATCAATTACAGGTATTCTTAGTTTCAATTATGCAGATCAGATTCTAAAGGAGAGAACAGGTGATCAATTAATAGGAGAATCTACAGTACGTGGGGAGACTCTAAGATTACTTTTTGAATCAAGAATTGAACAAAATAATATTCTTGCAAATGATCCTATGATTCAATTATTGTTAGCAAAGATGAATGAAGTTTCGGAAGAAAAAATAAAAGAGAACAGAGAACTTAATCGTAGAGATTTTTTAATTCAAGTTCAGGCATTCCAAGAATCAGTTGGATTTTCAATAGGACTTGAAGATGTAAAGATAATTGGTTCCTCTGGTAAGGTTTACTTTTCACTTGAGCGAATTACAAATGAAGATTATTCAGATGATCCACTATTCCAAAAGGGTCTAACTTCATCATTTATTGAATTCACGCCAACAGAAAATGGTAAAAAAATGTTGGTTGTATCACCAGTGTTTGCCAAAGATAGCAAAAGGGGAGAGCAGGCTATTGGTGTAATTATATCTAAAATGAGAACTGCTACATTAGATAACATACTGATTAACAGAAGTGGACTAGGAGAAACAGGCGAGGTCTATATTGTTAACAGTAATTATTTGATGTTATCAGAGTCTAGATTTTTAGAAAATGCAGTATTTCAACAAAGAGTGGATTCTTTAGCAGTCCAAAAATGTCTAAATGAAGGAATAGATTTTGTTGGATTTTATACAGATTATAGGAAGACACCGATTTATGGTTCATCTTATTGTGCAAATGATTTAGGAATAGTTTTGCTTGTAGAAATTGATCAGGCTGAGGTAGAAAAACCAATAGATATTCTACAAAGTAGAATTTTTCAGACAGGAATTTTAATTACATTAGGAATGGGAGTTGCAGCTTTTCTAATTTCAAAATCTCTTTCAAGACCCATAATTAAATTGAAAAATGCTGCAAATAAAATAGCAAGTGGAGATTTTGATGTTAGAACAAATATTAAAACTAGAGATGAAATAGGAGAACTTTCTTTTGCATTTGATTCAATGGCAGAGAAGCTTCAAGAATCACTATTTGAAATCAAAGAGAAAGAAGAAGTAATTAGGCAACAAGAAGATATTTTGTTACAATTCTCTGATCAAAGTGAAAAATATTGTGTAGGAATGATAGATATTATGGATTCTACAAAAATATGTTCAAATCTATCAGAGACCGAAACAAGTGAATTTTATAATATTTTTATTAATTCTATTGCTGCAATAATTAATAAATTTGGAGGAATTGTCGTAAAAAATATTGGTGACGCATTATTATTCTATTTTTCATTTGAAAATGGAAATGAGAAAGATACTTTGAAAAAATGTTTAGATTGTTGTCTAGCATTAAGTAATGCACACGATGAAATAGTAAAGAAATTAAAAAAAATTAATCTGCCAACCTTAGATTATAGAATTAGTGCTACATATGGAATTGTTAGAATAGCAAGAGCATCAACATCTTCTGTTAATGATATTTTTGGAAGTACAGTAAACAGATGTGCTAAATTGAATAGAAATTCTCCCCCTAATGGAGTTATTATTGGAGAGAGTTTTTATGATCAAGTAAAAGATTTTGAAGAATACAAATTTGAGAAGATTGAAAGTAAAATAGTTTCAACAGAAGAGGTATACATTGGCTATTCTGTATCTAAAAATCAATTGGTTTGA
- a CDS encoding plastocyanin/azurin family copper-binding protein yields MKFLFLLSILLLIGIIPLVDAEEYIIDIPFGAYNPELNTPTEVWYDPPQMFLKVGDTITWYNDDIEGHTVTSGEGSGRFGWMSDNFGTPDGIFDSDRILPGESWSYKFEESGTFSYFCTIHPWMDGILIVEKQIPDYPHDATGKKLNFPLLQYTPDLAIEVNLSWDPPVIKTHEKIQFVYQFYDPQTNSNLAEMKYNFIIFQNGKEIFRDEGLSQIGGDYRNFVFSDSGSIIIRIEGIHSPSIFAEESVTVSGDVQSKEQRSVDFTTAVYDNPEKTSHETYHIKPAQRLTTYYELMLIIILVPGIMFIAALLWLKKKPKIPEASSGAV; encoded by the coding sequence ATGAAATTTTTATTTCTTCTTTCAATATTGCTGCTCATAGGCATAATCCCTCTTGTTGACGCAGAGGAATACATCATTGATATTCCATTTGGAGCCTATAATCCTGAATTAAATACACCTACAGAAGTTTGGTATGATCCACCCCAAATGTTTCTCAAAGTTGGTGATACTATAACTTGGTATAATGACGATATTGAAGGTCATACTGTAACAAGTGGTGAGGGCTCTGGAAGATTTGGATGGATGAGTGATAATTTTGGTACCCCTGATGGTATTTTTGATAGTGATAGAATACTTCCGGGAGAATCTTGGTCTTACAAATTTGAAGAATCTGGAACATTTTCTTATTTTTGTACAATTCATCCGTGGATGGATGGAATTTTAATTGTTGAAAAACAAATACCTGATTATCCACATGATGCAACTGGTAAGAAATTAAATTTTCCTTTACTACAATACACTCCTGATCTAGCCATTGAAGTAAACTTATCGTGGGATCCGCCAGTTATCAAAACCCATGAAAAAATTCAATTTGTATATCAATTCTATGATCCACAAACAAATTCTAATCTAGCTGAAATGAAATATAATTTTATAATATTTCAAAATGGAAAAGAAATTTTTCGTGATGAAGGTCTAAGTCAGATTGGAGGGGATTATAGAAATTTTGTTTTTAGTGATTCAGGTTCAATCATTATAAGAATAGAAGGAATTCACTCCCCATCTATTTTTGCTGAAGAAAGTGTTACAGTATCTGGTGATGTACAAAGTAAAGAACAAAGATCAGTTGATTTTACTACTGCAGTTTATGATAATCCCGAAAAAACTTCACATGAAACATATCACATAAAACCTGCTCAAAGACTTACAACATACTATGAATTAATGTTAATCATAATTTTAGTTCCAGGAATAATGTTCATTGCTGCATTGCTTTGGCTAAAGAAAAAACCAAAGATTCCTGAAGCGTCATCAGGCGCTGTTTAA
- a CDS encoding ATP-binding protein, translated as MPVGIIPDISEQMCIGCALCVEICTTLGPDVLRVKPVEGWKRGKAFVFYPERCISDGACIGVCPTKAIFWMRPMDFTVGQPVPLYKNSVFVKGWTELID; from the coding sequence ATGCCAGTAGGAATTATTCCAGACATCAGCGAACAGATGTGTATCGGATGTGCACTATGTGTAGAAATCTGTACAACATTGGGACCAGATGTACTTAGAGTAAAACCAGTTGAAGGCTGGAAGAGAGGTAAAGCATTTGTTTTCTACCCAGAAAGATGTATTTCAGATGGTGCATGCATTGGTGTATGCCCAACAAAAGCAATCTTTTGGATGAGACCAATGGACTTTACCGTTGGACAACCAGTTCCACTCTACAAGAACTCAGTCTTCGTCAAAGGTTGGACTGAATTAATCGATTAG
- a CDS encoding aminotransferase class V-fold PLP-dependent enzyme has translation MNLVSKDISDDFPQTDKIYLNNASVSLMPNQSIQAMNDFLITYNSIGPDSNESKSFIEEKLRNVRKIISTIISCQPDEIVLTQSTSDGINIVANGLSYGKNSNIIIRGMTHEHHSNLYPWLKLKEKTTIRNLPIDNNGFFQIDDLKTNLDDNTKLVALSHALYNTGSILPVEQVGKILDNKIPFFIDSAQTIGCIDNVDVSKIKCSFMSFNGSKWLCGPMGTGLFYCSRSSSELLEPRTIGGESAMIYENEKLAYKELPDKFQTGFRNYVGIVGLESSTKYLQNFGMKNIREKNIHLSSLFRDELSKIPNVELYGPEDPKDRTSIISFNIDGFGAQEIVDKLEKQNIILAVREIMEKKIVRVSPHFFNKESEILQVVDAIKKL, from the coding sequence ATGAATTTAGTTTCAAAAGATATTTCTGATGATTTTCCACAAACAGATAAAATCTATCTAAATAATGCTTCAGTTTCCCTTATGCCTAATCAAAGCATACAAGCAATGAATGATTTTTTAATTACCTACAATTCTATTGGCCCTGATTCAAATGAATCTAAATCCTTTATTGAGGAAAAACTTCGAAACGTCAGAAAAATTATTTCAACAATTATTTCCTGCCAACCTGATGAAATTGTTCTAACCCAAAGTACATCTGATGGAATCAATATAGTGGCAAATGGATTATCATATGGAAAAAATTCGAACATAATAATTCGTGGAATGACACATGAGCATCATTCTAATTTGTATCCTTGGCTAAAACTTAAAGAGAAAACTACGATAAGAAATTTACCTATAGACAATAATGGATTTTTTCAAATAGATGATCTAAAAACTAATCTAGATGATAATACAAAATTAGTTGCACTTAGTCATGCATTATACAATACAGGTTCAATCTTACCTGTAGAACAAGTAGGAAAAATTCTAGATAATAAGATTCCATTTTTTATTGATAGCGCACAAACTATAGGATGTATAGATAATGTTGATGTATCAAAGATAAAGTGTAGCTTCATGTCTTTTAATGGATCAAAATGGCTTTGCGGTCCAATGGGAACTGGATTGTTTTATTGTAGTAGAAGTTCTAGTGAACTATTAGAGCCTAGAACAATTGGTGGTGAGTCTGCAATGATATATGAAAATGAAAAACTTGCCTACAAAGAATTACCAGACAAATTTCAAACTGGTTTTAGAAACTATGTTGGAATTGTTGGATTAGAATCATCTACTAAATACCTCCAAAACTTTGGCATGAAAAATATTCGAGAAAAAAACATTCATCTATCAAGTTTATTCAGAGACGAGTTATCTAAAATTCCAAATGTAGAGTTGTATGGACCTGAAGATCCAAAGGATAGAACAAGCATCATATCTTTTAATATTGATGGCTTTGGTGCACAAGAAATAGTTGACAAACTTGAAAAACAAAATATCATTTTAGCAGTTAGAGAAATAATGGAAAAAAAGATTGTTAGAGTCTCTCCTCACTTTTTTAATAAAGAATCTGAAATCCTTCAGGTAGTTGATGCAATTAAAAAATTATAG
- a CDS encoding Lrp/AsnC ligand binding domain-containing protein, which produces MPTAYVLLNSDLGSDESIISEVKQILAEEKISFEVQGVYGVYDIVLKLSSDDAEKLRSIITNKVRKISKVQSTLTMMVIEEQENL; this is translated from the coding sequence GTGCCAACTGCATATGTTCTATTGAATTCTGATCTTGGATCAGATGAGTCAATAATTAGCGAGGTAAAGCAAATTCTTGCTGAAGAAAAAATATCATTTGAGGTTCAAGGGGTATACGGTGTATATGATATTGTCCTCAAACTATCTTCAGATGATGCTGAAAAACTTCGCTCAATTATCACAAACAAAGTCAGAAAAATTAGCAAAGTACAATCAACTTTGACTATGATGGTTATAGAAGAGCAAGAAAATCTATAA
- a CDS encoding cyclase family protein — MKPIDLTLTISESIPSFPGSPKPIFIDWSNIRDDGYNLELLFLSSHTGTHLDAPFHFIKNGIKIHQIPINRLVGNAFLIKIPKSKNSSITKQDIISFEKKNRKIPNGSSVFFFTGWQKNLKKPNYFTENPGLDTLASKYLSSKKLNLVGIDSPSIDLGKAKSFAVHHLLSQNNILIVENLANLNKISSNEFNFTILPLKLKDATGSPVRAIATVLHSKNS; from the coding sequence GTGAAACCAATAGATCTTACACTAACAATATCTGAATCTATTCCCAGTTTTCCAGGTTCTCCAAAACCAATCTTCATTGATTGGTCCAATATCAGAGATGATGGATATAATCTTGAACTGCTTTTCTTAAGTTCCCATACAGGAACCCATCTTGATGCACCTTTTCATTTTATTAAAAACGGAATCAAAATACACCAAATTCCAATAAATCGACTAGTTGGAAACGCCTTCTTAATCAAAATTCCAAAATCAAAGAATTCATCAATTACAAAACAAGATATTATCTCATTTGAAAAAAAGAATAGGAAAATTCCTAATGGCTCATCAGTATTCTTTTTTACTGGTTGGCAAAAAAATCTAAAAAAACCAAATTATTTCACTGAAAATCCTGGATTAGATACTTTGGCATCAAAATATCTTTCATCAAAAAAACTCAATCTAGTTGGAATCGATTCACCTAGTATTGATCTTGGAAAAGCAAAATCATTTGCTGTACATCATCTTTTATCACAAAATAATATCTTAATTGTTGAAAATTTGGCAAACTTGAACAAAATTTCATCAAATGAATTTAATTTCACTATTTTACCTCTAAAACTAAAAGATGCAACTGGTTCTCCTGTAAGAGCTATTGCAACAGTCTTACACTCAAAAAATTCGTAA
- a CDS encoding dual specificity protein phosphatase 23: MSKPGNIWRKVHGKITKKPTNFSWLIEDKLAGSGMPTSYDEFQWLVNQGVKSIVTMTENALPENWTQSIDYLHVPTPDLTAPDMEKIDSAVEFIHQQISKDSSVMVHCAAGMGRAGTILACYFVKYKKLSAKDAIKKIRDERPGSIQSEVQELAITFYEKHVRN; this comes from the coding sequence ATGAGCAAGCCTGGAAATATTTGGAGAAAGGTTCATGGTAAAATTACCAAGAAACCAACCAATTTCTCATGGTTAATTGAAGACAAGCTTGCAGGTTCTGGAATGCCAACTAGTTATGATGAATTTCAATGGCTTGTAAACCAGGGAGTAAAATCAATTGTTACTATGACTGAGAATGCTCTGCCTGAAAATTGGACACAATCAATTGATTATCTTCATGTACCAACACCTGATCTTACTGCTCCTGATATGGAGAAAATAGATTCTGCAGTAGAATTTATTCATCAACAAATTTCAAAAGATTCTTCAGTAATGGTTCATTGCGCTGCAGGAATGGGAAGAGCAGGAACAATCCTTGCATGCTATTTTGTAAAGTATAAAAAATTATCAGCAAAAGATGCCATTAAAAAAATTCGTGATGAAAGACCAGGCTCAATACAATCTGAAGTACAAGAATTAGCAATTACTTTTTATGAAAAACACGTAAGAAATTAA
- a CDS encoding RpoL/Rpb11 RNA polymerase subunit family protein, whose product MNAQVISSEPKEISLSITETDIGILYIIQHELLKGSNIDFAGVIVKHPLTNECWMRINSSTKPLGEIQKATDSAIKMADELKQLFNSKIKVN is encoded by the coding sequence ATGAATGCCCAAGTGATCAGCTCAGAACCCAAAGAAATTAGCCTTTCAATCACCGAGACTGATATAGGAATCTTATACATTATTCAACATGAGCTCCTAAAGGGGTCAAATATCGATTTTGCAGGTGTTATAGTCAAACACCCACTTACAAACGAATGTTGGATGAGAATTAATTCTAGTACAAAACCACTCGGTGAAATACAAAAAGCAACAGATTCAGCAATAAAGATGGCAGACGAATTAAAGCAATTGTTTAATTCGAAAATCAAGGTAAATTAG
- a CDS encoding transcription factor S, with amino-acid sequence MKFCPKCEVKLKKSGSGLQCTKCGYSEGQVGKTISKKINEDEPDFSLLAFEGNEGEDTNPTIKLDCEKCGHDEAIWWMFQTRSADEPTTRFYRCTKCKHTWRDYA; translated from the coding sequence TTGAAGTTTTGCCCCAAATGTGAGGTCAAATTAAAAAAGAGTGGGTCTGGTCTCCAATGTACAAAATGTGGATATTCTGAGGGACAAGTAGGAAAAACTATTTCAAAAAAAATTAATGAAGACGAACCAGACTTTTCACTTCTTGCTTTTGAAGGAAATGAAGGAGAAGACACAAATCCAACGATCAAATTAGATTGTGAAAAATGTGGTCATGATGAGGCAATATGGTGGATGTTTCAAACCAGAAGTGCAGATGAACCTACAACTAGATTTTATCGTTGTACAAAATGTAAACATACTTGGCGAGATTACGCATAA